Genomic DNA from Lactuca sativa cultivar Salinas chromosome 8, Lsat_Salinas_v11, whole genome shotgun sequence:
AAAAGAAATAGTATCTTACTCTTGTTTgagaaaatgatcattttacccttctatttaGAAACAATGCTTACCAACAAAAGAAACAATATCTTACTCTCCTTTGACtacatgaccattttacccttctatttaATGAATGACTATTTGGCCATTCTATTTAATGAATGACTATTTGACCATTCTATttggtaaatgaccattttatcatTGTATTTTGCAGGAGTCTGAAAAGTATTCCATAAGGATGCCCAACAAATGGAACTTTTCATTTGATTACTTCTATTTTGCTTTTGTAGTGTTAGCAACTCTATAATTTCATGTATAATTTAGGTGGGAAATCATCCGTTCTTATATGAAGATTTATTTGGTTATTGTTGTATTATAAACATTTATAGcattttccttttcttttgtCTAATCGGatataatttcattttaaaaatgacatttaatatttcaaaatttctTAATTATTGACCCTTTTTTGTCTAAAAGGCTAAATCAGTGACGACCAGTTATAGTCACTAATTAGATAAACCAGTGACCACTTTCTATGGTCACTAATCAGATAAAACAGTGACGACTTTTATTGGACACTAAGTAGATAAAATAGTGACGACTTTCATTGATTAGTGACAACATTTAGTGACGAAGCGGGTCGTCACAGATTTAGTGACGACTATATTTTAGTCACTGTTTAGTGACCACATTTATATCTGGTCACTAAATCGGTTTTGTGACGGACCTATAGTGACGAAAAGTGACGACCGAAATTTTGGTCACTAAATCATTTAGTGACGACTCATTCTATTGTTAGTGACCATTTCGTTTTGGTCACTAATTGACATATTTTTTGTAGTGGGTATTGCTGACATCACTCCCTCAAGTCTAAGAGCTTAGATATAACACAATCATTGTGATACTCTTGTACGATTTCAGGATTGAAGGTCCTGCTGAAAGCTTCTACCAACCTTTTTCAGTGGTCACTATCTCTGTGTGGCAATACTTTTTCAGTTTTCCGACGATAAAAACTGGATCAACGTCCCCAGTGACAGTCAGTGTCTTCTCTTTCATGCTGAAAGCTATGGACTCGACCCCTGTATGTATATATTTCAAAACGAGCTTTAGTCAAACATATGGTTTCACGTGAAAATAGAaggaaaacaaaaacaaacacaaTATATTATTAACCTGAAAGGGTGGAAACTGCCTTCAAAACCTTCCGCTTTCCTTTATCATCGTGTACATTCACTTTGACAACCACTTTCTGCAATTGAATACAAAGTAATAACAACCAATTATGAAAGTTAATCTCCAGAATTAGTTTAAACGAGGCTAAAAAGAGTAAGTTTGGTTTTATTTTTGCAGCAGGGTTTTAGGCTTTCTTCTGCAGATATAGACAACATATCCATGTTCTCATCTGTAATAGCTAGCTAGGTTCAGCAGCAATTTTATTTTACCTTTCCTAATTTCTTACTTCATTTTTTGGACCACAGGTATATGATTCCACGAGCCAACAATCTTTTTTATGAAATATCCCATTGAATATGTAAGAATTAATTCACAAAAGTATTATATGTTGGAATGATATGTGACAAGaatcatttcttttatttttttgaagtatttatgcAGTTTgtgtaaaaaaaatcaattttcagGAAAGTAATTTAACAATTTTTATAATTATCTAAAATGATTAGTGAAACAGATAAGATAATTACGAAAGAAGAGCAATTTTGTCATTTACCATATATACATGTCAAATCCTTTGAAAGATTTACAAACCAGATTCAAATGAATGGACTTTAGTGGGTGTCCAAGAAAAAAGAAACATATTTGTTTGGAAAACCCGACAGTTGGTAAGATTTGGAATCTATAATGTGTTTGGTTGGTTGGTTGGATTTGAAAGTTGGAGACAGATGGAAATATTATTTTGTAGATCGACTTTGGTTTTCAAAAACACACGTTACCACTGACTATCAAATGAGAACATGCAAAAGAAGAAGTTTCAGAAAGTGAGTTAAGTCCACAGACCTGTGTGTAGTAAGGCCGCCATAAGATCTCAATCGAAGACTTTGAATCATGTGGTCGGATTGTAAATGTGTTTGAACCATCTTCATTTTCCTTGTCCCAAAATAATTCCGAGCAATCTGTTGTTTTCACCTCATCACCTTTACTTCCCCAAGGAACAAGCTCACCTCCAACATAACTGTTAGCTGCTAAACCACTCAGATGCCCTCCGTCTATGGAAAATGATATCATATTGTATGAAGAATTCAATAATGTTGTGTGCCTCAGTGAACTAAAGGAAACATATCCTATGATTGACCCACTTCCATCATATTTAGGATCTGCTGGTGCTTCACTAGACTCTTGCCAAAGCACGGAGAGAATATCTTCATCCACCTCCTGCCTGATGATTATATTTATTCGCGGATGTCTTGCTTTGGTAACAATGCATATTAAGAGCCCAGAAAAGTCATTGTACCAATCATATGGAAGACGCAATGTAAATTTTGTTCCCTTAAACAGCCTACTAAAATACCCCCTTGGAATCATCTGATATCCAAGATTGACACTGATAAAGTGATCTTCAAGAGCATTTCCCTGCCATGGAAAACACGTTCAATTATTCTGCTTTTTGGGTTTTATATAAAGAGTGAAATTCCAAACGTAAAGGTAAAGTAAACCTGGAGCATGGAGTCTAGTAATATGTCACCAACAAGTGGACCAAGTTTGTTGTACCCACACAATGAGACTTTCCACAACCACTTACAGTTTGAAATATCTCCAAAGCTTTCAAGTGACCAACAATTATCCGCTATAACAACAGCTATACTTGATGGCAGATCCCACAATTCTACAAGTAATTGGCACCATGACACGTCCAGCCATTTGAGCTGAGGAAGTCGCCATCGACTAAAATTTAATCTTGAAAACTTATTTCCTTTTAGATTGAGTTCTTCCAAGTTGGGAAACTCCCAAACAGCAGAGTCAATGTCTTTATCTCCCAGACTGCAGTACCGGAGATTTAACTTTCTTAAGCCTCTGGGAAAAAACCGTAACACTGTATTGTTGTTGCGAGGTAAATAAGGCTCCTCTAAACAACATTCTTCTACATCAATCAGGTCCTCTGCTGGGTTTCTAATTTTTGTGTCACCACACGTCCAACAAGTAACGACAAAGTTTGAAGAATACTTTTTGTAGGATGCAACTTCTTTCCCACTAATATTTGAATGAAGATGCAGTAGACCATTCATTTTCTGTTGGATCCCCAAGAGCTTAAAAAGTTTGGGGCAATCTGATAATGAAAGGGTCTCGAGTTTCTTTAGTCGCTTAATCGGTGGAAATATCTTAAGACCAGAACAAAACTCTACAGATAGGAAAATGAGCCTTTCCAAGTTTCCAATCGATGGATGAATCTTTTTTAAACGCTGGCATCCACGAAGAATGAGTCTTTCAAGATTTGGAATTCTATCAAAATCTGGTGTCATGATTAGGTTATTCAATCTAACAAGTTCCAAGATCTTCAGATTTGGAAGATGCTGTTCCATACAAGTGCAAACAAGTCAAAGTATATCAAGGTAATAAGAGCTTAaagtaaattaaaaaatatatacacgtGAAACAAGCCAAAACATATGAAATATATACTAAAGAAATTATActatttgcaaaagtttgggcTTCGGCCAGCCCCTATTAAAAATGGGTACTGATTCATACACAACAAAAAATTTCCATACAAAAACATTCGACAACTCcataaaacataaattgttgtgtatggagaaaaatTGTTGGGTGCGAATCACTTcccattaaaaatatataaaactggGACTAAAACATCCGACAAGCTATTTATTTGGTTTCACCCGAAAATCAAAGAACAACACAATCCAAATAACCAGTTTAACAAATGAACTGGACAGGTTATAGTTGACCTGAATCATGAACACTTCTAACTTGACGAAGGGAGATTCCTACCTTACATAATGTGGATCTTTTTTAACAAGCCTTTGATATGTTTTGGTCGTGTTTATCACCACCACAAATGAAGAGGGTtatcttttatatttaattaagatTAGTATTTCCTTAATAGTTATCAATTTAATTTTGGTAAGTAGGGTTCGACAAACATTATAAGTATGACGGAATTGAAGAATCGATTGTTGGAACACTTCCGACCATCTAATGACGGAACTATGATACAACTGGTCGTTTCGGTCATGTTTATCAGCGCCCAAATAAagagggttatatatatatatatatatatatatatatatatatatatatatatatatatatatatatatgggtaaagtgaatatagctaacaaccttatataagcttaggtacctaactccataatactacatcggtttgtatcatatttacattgtaatttcctaaggttcttaaacttcaaccccataacttgattacttccaaaatctttggactttcaaGAATATATCATTCTTTTACATCACGTTTTTTCTATCGAATACCACCTGATGGGCTTCATATACTACCGCTACAAATGAAAAGATAtaggagaaatataatgatgaatttccaaatttttttgaagtaaatcaagtttagggatgaactttaagaaccttggatgattgcaatgaaaatttaatgcaaaataacGTAGTTTGATGAGGTTAGGTACTTAAGCTTATATAagattgttaggtatattcactttacccatatatatatatatatatatatatatatatatatatatatatatatatatatatatagagagagagagagagagagagagagagagaggaaggatcatttgagaacctatagtttcccgagaacccgagaatTAAAAGTGGACCACTAGATCAAAAAACTAAACGGTCAAGATCAAAGATGGCAATATGGTAAATAAACATAGCTTCAATGGTATATGTggttttttaacaaaaaattatAGGGGTAAATTAGGTGTATAGATTTTCTGAATTCCTAAAATCAAAACTACTAATTTATCATCACCATCCATACCTATCGCCACCTCCTTTCCCTCTCCAGCAACGATGCCTGCTCCTCCTTCTCCTTCGCCGGAGACGATTGATGCTTCGCCAGATCTAGATACTCATGCCACTCATTCACCTTCCGATACCAGCTCCGCCAGAGATCTCTCTTTTTCTTCCTGTTGTTTAGCCTTGAGAAAATCAACGTTAAATCCTCCATCTCCGCCTCACATTTTCTCATCCTCACCGGCAATAAATCTTCGTCTCGTCTTTGATTGTCGATTCGCATCTCTGCTATAAGCTTCGATTGTTGAGCCTTGCTCTATTTGTAAGGTTTGCTTATCTCTCATAAGATTCGATCTTTTATGTTCTAATCTCGCTTAGCGGAATCCTTTTTTTCTGGCCTTTTAATCTTCTCTCGTCTCCTTGAATTTCATATGTTGTACTACCATTGATGAATAGCAGCAGAGTTCCTATCGAGCTCTGAACCAAATTTTTATAGTTCATGGAAGTGGTTTTGACTTTTAACCTAAGTTTGATCTTACTCTGCTTTTCAATCGAACTCATTACACTTAATTTAATTGTTTAATAGGTGAATGTGATGCTAAAAAAAGCTAGTTTTCTAATCCATTATGATGATTTTGTTGCTGGCTCCAAGAATACCTGATAAGCATATATCTGGAATGGTTGATGAATCAACAAAACTTGCAAAGGTTGTTTTGCTCTGACTAAAATAAAGAGACACAGTAGGTGCATAAGAAAAAAAAGACTAggaatcaaaataaaatattgcTCCTCTGTCTCTTTTTACTTTGGATTTAAAGTGACTAAATGAAAAACACATCCTAAAAACACAGTTTAATTTGGAAAGAAATCTAAAATGGATAAGAAGGAAAAAGTAATTTGAGCAAATTTAATTTCCTTTATAATTATTTACATCAAAATTAGTTGATACATGTACTAGTAAAGTTTCCCCATCGTTATGGAACTTGAATAAGGTTGATTCCCTTAATTTAGTGTAATTATCCTATTGGttgtatagctttttaagatttCAAAACATTCACAATATGAATTCAATTGCACACAAATAGAAATATATGTTGATATTTAGGCACCAAGTTGGCTACCATGGCTTGTGTTTTTGTTTCTAAATCCTTGATGAAAACGAACTATAACTCATCtgttttttctttgatttttctaTTTAGGCAATGCCTCCGATTACTCTAATGACATTAGGAAGAAACATATGGGTTACTGTTTTTGCACAAAGCTAAGAGATTAGTGGCATTGATTACATTATATTTTCATTTTCACCATTAAAATTGCCATAACTTTCTTTTTTTCATAACTGAGTTTTCTTTTGGAACCTTATTGCAGGTTGCAAAAAGGGGATTACATATTGTTGCATAACATGGGTGAGTTATGCTACATTTATGATTAATTGTATATCGTATTTGTGTTTCTTAAATAACTActaatttccatattttccatttaGATTTTAGATTAAAATTAAAACTAGTGATCTTTGCAAGTGAGCAATCTATTCAAAATGATTTTTCTGATGGGAAATTCAGGAAGCACAAGCACTTGTTGCTGCTGCAGCTGAAACTGTTGCAAGCAAAAAAGAGgtaacttt
This window encodes:
- the LOC111914805 gene encoding disease resistance protein Roq1 → MYLIPCLLNDDEAMELFCKHAPCGHKHKKDYELLSKSVVSYAGGLPLALTVLGCFLCGKDINEWRSAIARLKEIPDTNIVEKLQISFDGLTPVEKELFLDIACFFRGIKVLLEKALITISDGRFDIHDLLQEMGRYIVRGEHPENPEKHSRVWKKEDVLKICAMDATKELDMVKAVRFECNSYDLVELPSVANLKNLRWIDWRGDLASPFPTNFPPKNLCCLILDDISQKRLWRGYKHLPNLKILELVRLNNLIMTPDFDRIPNLERLILRGCQRLKKIHPSIGNLERLIFLSVEFCSGLKIFPPIKRLKKLETLSLSDCPKLFKLLGIQQKMNGLLHLHSNISGKEVASYKKYSSNFVVTCWTCGDTKIRNPAEDLIDVEECCLEEPYLPRNNNTVLRFFPRGLRKLNLRYCSLGDKDIDSAVWEFPNLEELNLKGNKFSRLNFSRWRLPQLKWLDVSWCQLLVELWDLPSSIAVVIADNCWSLESFGDISNCKWLWKVSLCGYNKLGPLVGDILLDSMLQGNALEDHFISVNLGYQMIPRGYFSRLFKGTKFTLRLPYDWYNDFSGLLICIVTKARHPRINIIIRQEVDEDILSVLWQESSEAPADPKYDGSGSIIGYVSFSSLRHTTLLNSSYNMISFSIDGGHLSGLAANSYVGGELVPWGSKGDEVKTTDCSELFWDKENEDGSNTFTIRPHDSKSSIEILWRPYYTQKVVVKVNVHDDKGKRKVLKAVSTLSGVESIAFSMKEKTLTVTGDVDPVFIVGKLKKYCHTEIVTTEKGW